In the genome of Leptospira inadai serovar Lyme str. 10, one region contains:
- the trpS gene encoding tryptophan--tRNA ligase encodes MRILTGVQPSGKLHLGNYFSVIRKLVEYQNSSDLYCFVADLHALTTFSSAKNHTENTYDAVCDFLALGIDPDKCTFWIQSSVPEVTELAWYLAMSITVPQLQLAHSFKDKVAKGVTPSGGLFFYPVLMAADILAFDSDRVPVGKDQKQHLEYARDIAERFNAQYGQTFKLPEPEIDEFTAIVPGTDGAKMSKSYGNTINFFDDEKKIKKAVMGIVTDSAGIDDPKDYNKNVIYLIHSLFLDDANKARLKEKFVIPGTGYGDLKKALLEQILDYFAPYRKEREKIADDRTYVKDIMKKGADRARNAATPILDTVRSRMGIGIGNKF; translated from the coding sequence ATGAGGATATTAACCGGAGTTCAACCGTCCGGAAAATTACATTTAGGTAATTATTTTTCCGTCATACGCAAGTTAGTCGAATATCAAAATTCGTCGGATTTATACTGCTTCGTAGCGGATCTGCACGCGTTGACTACGTTCTCTTCCGCGAAAAATCATACTGAAAATACGTACGATGCCGTTTGCGATTTTCTCGCTCTTGGAATCGACCCCGATAAATGCACTTTTTGGATCCAATCTTCCGTTCCCGAGGTCACCGAATTGGCCTGGTATTTGGCAATGTCCATTACCGTTCCTCAACTTCAATTAGCTCATTCTTTCAAGGACAAAGTGGCAAAAGGAGTCACGCCTAGCGGAGGCTTGTTTTTTTATCCTGTTCTGATGGCAGCCGACATCCTCGCCTTCGACAGTGATAGAGTTCCGGTAGGAAAGGACCAAAAACAGCATTTAGAGTATGCTAGAGATATTGCGGAACGTTTCAACGCACAATACGGGCAAACCTTTAAATTGCCCGAACCGGAAATCGACGAATTTACCGCAATCGTTCCGGGAACGGACGGGGCAAAAATGTCCAAATCGTACGGCAATACGATCAATTTTTTCGACGATGAAAAGAAAATCAAAAAAGCGGTGATGGGAATCGTAACGGATTCGGCCGGAATAGACGATCCGAAAGATTATAATAAAAATGTAATCTATCTGATTCATTCCCTCTTCTTGGACGATGCGAATAAGGCGCGGTTAAAGGAAAAATTCGTCATTCCCGGCACCGGTTATGGCGATTTAAAAAAAGCTCTTTTGGAACAGATCTTGGATTACTTCGCTCCATACAGAAAAGAAAGGGAAAAAATCGCGGACGACCGAACCTATGTTAAAGATATAATGAAAAAAGGGGCGGATAGAGCTCGGAATGCGGCGACTCCGATTCTTGATACTGTGCGAAGCAGGATGGGAATAGGAATCGGAAATAAATTCTGA
- a CDS encoding LolA family protein, producing the protein MVSSKGFISFLSAAAILVCGTSILPDPGRDRLSALIGKMSEISSFRASITINNELSGTLSYKKPNQLHVKFSDGRVIAANGRFLWFYSPSRGIVGKQDLKGMSGGIGGLLSGYEEVTPVGGSLRLKSPNRTYEEIVVTLGPDNTPRSLRMKHKGSGEYTSIAFSGVQTNVGLSASLFNFGAPSNAQIVENPLNERE; encoded by the coding sequence ATGGTTTCATCCAAGGGGTTTATATCCTTTTTAAGTGCCGCGGCCATTTTGGTTTGCGGCACTTCTATTTTACCGGATCCGGGTCGGGACCGCCTAAGCGCGCTTATTGGAAAAATGAGCGAGATTTCGAGTTTCCGGGCAAGCATAACCATCAATAACGAGCTTTCCGGAACGCTTTCGTACAAAAAACCGAATCAATTGCACGTCAAATTCTCTGACGGGAGAGTCATAGCCGCCAATGGTCGCTTTCTCTGGTTTTACTCCCCTTCGAGAGGAATTGTGGGCAAACAGGATTTAAAAGGAATGAGTGGAGGAATCGGAGGCTTACTATCCGGCTATGAGGAAGTCACTCCGGTCGGAGGATCTCTTCGCCTGAAATCTCCCAATAGGACGTACGAAGAAATCGTCGTAACCTTGGGGCCGGACAATACTCCCAGATCCTTACGAATGAAGCATAAGGGCTCCGGGGAATATACTTCCATCGCATTTTCAGGCGTTCAAACGAACGTAGGATTATCCGCTTCACTCTTTAATTTCGGAGCACCTTCAAACGCACAAATCGTGGAGAACCCGCTCAACGAGAGGGAATAA
- a CDS encoding electron transfer flavoprotein subunit alpha/FixB family protein has product MSNVLIVGELKDGELKKISREITSAGRKIADALGGKVIAVLLGSGVDKFAGELAAVGADSILTVNAGEYNAETWANLVAGVIKDKNPSVVLLPHTSQGKDYSPRVAVKVGAGIIADVVGLSVDGGKVVAKKPIYSGKAYGNFKVTSPIAMFTVRPNSQEVGQKAGAGAVEAATPSAGDAKVKIVSSDLSGGNKVQLAEASIIVSGGRGIKGPENWPILQALADVLGAALGASRAAVDAGWIPHSHQVGQTGKTVSPNCYIACGISGAIQHLAGMGSSKYIVAINKDGDAPIFKVATYGVVGDLFEVVPALTDEFKKVLG; this is encoded by the coding sequence GTGAGTAACGTATTAATCGTAGGCGAACTCAAAGACGGAGAACTCAAAAAGATCTCCAGAGAAATTACTTCCGCCGGTCGTAAGATCGCGGATGCCCTAGGCGGAAAAGTAATCGCAGTTCTACTCGGATCCGGAGTGGATAAATTTGCCGGCGAATTAGCCGCAGTCGGTGCGGATTCCATCCTAACCGTAAATGCAGGCGAGTATAACGCCGAAACTTGGGCAAACCTGGTTGCAGGTGTGATCAAAGACAAGAACCCTTCAGTGGTTCTGTTGCCCCATACTTCGCAAGGAAAAGACTATTCTCCGCGCGTGGCGGTAAAAGTCGGAGCAGGAATCATTGCCGACGTAGTAGGGCTTTCCGTCGACGGAGGGAAAGTCGTAGCGAAGAAACCGATTTATTCCGGTAAGGCGTATGGAAACTTTAAGGTCACCAGTCCTATCGCGATGTTCACCGTTCGTCCCAACTCTCAAGAAGTCGGACAAAAAGCCGGTGCAGGGGCGGTCGAGGCGGCAACACCTTCCGCAGGAGACGCGAAAGTGAAGATTGTTTCCTCCGATCTAAGCGGCGGAAACAAAGTCCAGTTAGCGGAAGCTTCCATCATCGTATCGGGTGGGCGCGGTATTAAGGGTCCGGAAAACTGGCCGATTCTTCAAGCATTGGCGGACGTTTTAGGAGCGGCTCTTGGAGCCTCTCGCGCAGCTGTTGACGCCGGTTGGATTCCTCATAGCCATCAAGTCGGACAGACCGGAAAGACTGTTTCTCCGAATTGTTACATTGCTTGTGGAATTTCAGGTGCGATTCAGCACTTGGCCGGTATGGGCTCTTCCAAGTACATCGTCGCAATCAATAAGGATGGAGACGCACCGATCTTTAAAGTGGCTACCTACGGAGTCGTAGGCGACCTCTTCGAAGTCGTTCCGGCTCTTACCGACGAGTTCAAAAAAGTACTTGGATAA
- a CDS encoding electron transfer flavoprotein subunit beta/FixA family protein, translated as MKIIVLVKQVPDTETNIKVGDKSINEAGIKWIISPYDEFAIEEGLRLREKNGGEVIAVSLGPDRVQESLRQAYAMGADRAVQIKVDNYVPFDTVLTAELIANFAKSENADIIIGGRQSIDSDSSQVVVQVAEALGIPHIAFAVSLEINGTNVKSTKEVEGGTQIVETTLPVAITAQKGLNEPRYPNLKGLMAAKKKPIESKSPADLGNPASKIEIVGLEPPPPRIPGRKLEAADAKGFAEQLVKALREEAKVI; from the coding sequence ATGAAGATCATCGTTTTAGTGAAGCAGGTGCCTGACACCGAAACGAATATTAAAGTCGGGGACAAATCCATCAACGAAGCCGGAATTAAATGGATTATCTCTCCGTACGATGAATTCGCCATCGAGGAAGGTCTCAGATTGCGCGAGAAAAACGGAGGAGAAGTTATTGCAGTTTCCCTCGGTCCCGATCGCGTTCAAGAGTCCCTTCGCCAAGCCTATGCAATGGGAGCAGACCGCGCAGTACAGATCAAAGTGGACAACTACGTTCCTTTCGATACCGTTTTAACTGCGGAATTAATTGCTAACTTTGCAAAATCGGAAAACGCCGATATAATTATCGGAGGACGCCAGTCGATCGACTCCGACAGTTCTCAAGTTGTCGTTCAAGTCGCCGAAGCATTGGGAATTCCTCATATAGCTTTTGCCGTAAGCTTGGAAATTAACGGAACAAACGTTAAATCAACCAAGGAAGTGGAAGGCGGAACACAAATCGTCGAAACGACTCTTCCTGTCGCAATCACCGCTCAAAAAGGCCTTAACGAACCTCGTTATCCGAACCTAAAAGGTTTAATGGCTGCAAAGAAGAAACCGATCGAAAGTAAATCTCCCGCAGACCTGGGTAACCCGGCCAGTAAGATTGAAATCGTCGGTCTGGAACCCCCTCCTCCTCGCATTCCCGGTCGCAAGTTGGAAGCCGCGGACGCTAAGGGATTTGCAGAGCAGCTTGTAAAAGCTCTTCGCGAAGAAGCTAAGGTTATCTAA
- a CDS encoding LIC10362 family protein, protein MAYSVVLTGICILSFFLGSRNKGLNEYSLNGLREALSESIASPFSSKSIYWFLFFGSFLLLPYFWGLTFLLKSDMNVLVIIGGLVWDYYWSRTLILFR, encoded by the coding sequence ATGGCATATTCTGTCGTATTAACTGGTATTTGTATTCTCTCTTTCTTCTTAGGATCCAGAAATAAAGGATTGAACGAGTATTCTTTAAACGGATTACGGGAAGCTTTATCGGAATCCATCGCTTCTCCGTTTTCTTCCAAATCGATTTACTGGTTCTTATTCTTCGGTTCTTTCTTACTTCTTCCTTATTTTTGGGGATTAACATTTCTACTTAAATCGGATATGAATGTTCTAGTGATCATCGGAGGATTAGTTTGGGATTATTATTGGAGTAGAACACTCATTCTGTTTCGATGA
- a CDS encoding acyl-CoA dehydrogenase family protein translates to MKGTLEKSFDLFNPTENHLSLRENVAAFAKQSLDEQAKEHDDGELFNASLFRRLGTELGIFGVTVPEEDGGMGLDPVASVIIHEEFSAYDPGFTLSYLAHEVLFVNNFYHSSNALQKRKYLAKVLSGEWIGGMGMTEPGAGTDVLGMSTIAVRRGDKYVLNGTKQYITNGNVGQVFLIYAKTSKEARRTTAFVVESSFPGFSVGKKEEKMGMRSSPTTQLVFDNTEVPAENLIGAEDGALVHMMRNLEIERVTLAAQSLGIAKRCVEIMCDYTIRHREAFGKKLIEFGQIQRLVAESYADYQAARALVYDVAAKIHPENRNSLGAASAKLVATQMAERVSRNAIQVLGGYGYCREYPVERLHRDAILLSIGGGTNEAMQKNIAADLRAIYSTSC, encoded by the coding sequence ATGAAAGGTACTTTAGAGAAGAGTTTTGATCTATTTAATCCCACGGAGAATCATCTCTCCTTGAGGGAAAACGTTGCGGCATTCGCTAAACAAAGTTTGGATGAACAGGCAAAGGAGCACGACGACGGGGAATTATTTAACGCGTCTCTTTTCCGCCGACTTGGTACCGAGCTCGGCATCTTTGGCGTAACGGTTCCGGAGGAAGACGGCGGCATGGGCTTGGATCCCGTCGCAAGCGTCATCATTCATGAGGAATTTTCCGCGTACGACCCCGGATTTACCCTTTCCTACCTAGCGCACGAGGTACTGTTCGTAAATAATTTCTACCATAGCTCCAACGCTCTGCAAAAGCGAAAATATCTGGCTAAAGTATTGTCGGGAGAATGGATCGGCGGGATGGGCATGACCGAACCCGGTGCCGGGACAGACGTACTCGGAATGAGTACGATAGCGGTTCGGCGTGGAGACAAATACGTTCTAAACGGCACAAAACAATACATCACGAACGGAAACGTGGGCCAGGTGTTTCTGATATATGCGAAAACAAGCAAAGAAGCGCGGCGTACGACCGCCTTCGTCGTGGAAAGCTCCTTCCCCGGATTTAGCGTCGGTAAAAAAGAGGAAAAGATGGGAATGCGATCTTCCCCCACGACTCAATTAGTTTTTGATAATACGGAAGTCCCCGCAGAAAATTTAATCGGTGCGGAAGACGGCGCTCTGGTTCACATGATGAGAAACCTCGAAATCGAGAGGGTCACTTTGGCCGCGCAATCGTTGGGGATCGCAAAACGTTGCGTCGAGATCATGTGCGATTACACGATTCGTCATAGGGAAGCGTTCGGCAAAAAACTCATAGAGTTCGGGCAAATCCAAAGACTCGTAGCGGAGTCCTACGCGGACTATCAGGCCGCTCGTGCATTAGTCTATGATGTTGCGGCGAAGATTCATCCCGAAAATCGCAATTCACTCGGAGCCGCCTCCGCAAAACTTGTCGCTACTCAAATGGCGGAGAGAGTTTCTAGAAACGCGATCCAGGTTTTGGGCGGTTACGGTTATTGTCGGGAATATCCTGTGGAAAGATTGCATAGGGATGCGATTTTGCTTTCTATCGGAGGAGGGACCAACGAGGCCATGCAGAAGAATATCGCCGCTGATTTGCGGGCGATATATAGTACATCGTGTTAA
- a CDS encoding LIC_10091 family lipoprotein — translation MAFRKKTAENLRASFSSRVRKTVFLTYLSFFVTACGTLAVTEHKYSSSNLNRSVLTLNETDPLPADRNLHADHYPASNERRLDLFRSRVEGLGGGYIGVGTDQNLTLVAWAKSEYAFLADFDPITVAINRIHLYFLEISPTYAEFEALWDAKNKKETLVVLEKRFSSDPEFKVIGKAYEIALKKGGVPQRLGDLKKISKAFDFKSFHNDPNDYDYLRNMVLEGRILAVDGNLLGTKTFRAIGEKATKIHIPIRILYTSNAEEYFRYPDDMRKNFLGLPTDEKSILIRTVTKGAKVYGFPDGEMFPKDYPFHYNIQSMDNFKIWLNKPGALSTTAILSKRKQIVKGLSVVEGTPTDESKKTAQK, via the coding sequence ATGGCATTTAGAAAAAAAACCGCAGAGAATTTACGCGCGAGTTTTTCCTCAAGAGTCCGTAAAACAGTCTTTCTCACATATCTGTCGTTTTTCGTGACGGCCTGCGGAACGCTTGCCGTTACCGAGCATAAATATTCCTCCAGCAATTTAAATCGAAGCGTCTTGACTTTGAACGAAACCGATCCGTTACCGGCCGATCGGAATCTTCATGCCGACCATTATCCGGCTTCGAACGAAAGAAGATTGGATTTATTTCGTTCGAGAGTGGAAGGACTAGGGGGCGGTTATATCGGGGTGGGGACCGATCAAAATCTGACTCTAGTCGCCTGGGCAAAAAGCGAATATGCGTTTCTTGCCGATTTTGATCCGATAACGGTGGCAATTAACCGAATTCATTTGTATTTTTTGGAAATTTCTCCCACGTATGCCGAATTCGAAGCACTATGGGACGCAAAGAATAAAAAGGAAACTCTTGTCGTTCTAGAAAAGAGATTTTCTTCGGATCCCGAATTCAAGGTGATCGGCAAAGCCTACGAGATCGCACTTAAGAAAGGAGGCGTTCCGCAACGATTGGGCGATCTAAAGAAAATATCGAAAGCATTCGATTTTAAATCCTTTCATAACGACCCTAACGATTACGACTATCTGAGAAATATGGTTTTGGAAGGACGCATTCTTGCGGTCGACGGAAATTTGTTGGGCACAAAAACGTTTCGGGCAATCGGTGAAAAAGCAACCAAGATCCATATACCGATCCGTATTCTGTATACTTCGAATGCGGAGGAATATTTCCGTTATCCGGACGATATGAGAAAGAATTTTCTAGGCCTTCCTACCGACGAAAAAAGTATCCTGATCCGTACCGTAACGAAAGGCGCGAAGGTTTACGGATTCCCGGACGGAGAAATGTTTCCGAAGGATTACCCGTTTCATTACAATATTCAATCGATGGATAATTTTAAGATTTGGTTAAATAAACCCGGCGCTCTGTCCACTACCGCAATCTTGTCCAAAAGAAAGCAGATCGTAAAAGGACTTTCCGTTGTCGAAGGAACTCCTACGGACGAGTCCAAGAAGACCGCACAAAAATAA
- a CDS encoding CapA family protein: MVQLFMTFRKVFFFSSAFGLLLVCSATGGQVKSSSPNVLRMVAVGDIMSHQTQIDSAYDKSCDCWDFSGVFEEIAPMISEADLAVGNLETTLPGDPKQYTGYPQFGAPDSLAKAIRDAGFDVLSTANNHSCDKGKVGVVRTITVLEELGLKHLGTYRTREEYEKNRILKMQVGDFDLVFLDYTYGTNGLEIPNGTVVNLIDKTKISEDITFAKKSKPDGIIVMYHFGTEYLREPDSFQKEIVDFTLEAGADIVLGGHPHSLQRFGKKTIKDRFGIEKERFFIYSLGNFISGQDRRYVDGGIVLNFSLSKETGKLSIIDIFYEPIWVYIDRTGSKGPKFRLVPVRKYLKNDQPRKLPEAAFQRMLQFYKDTIEVLGTPGPK, translated from the coding sequence ATGGTTCAATTATTTATGACGTTCCGAAAAGTTTTCTTTTTCTCCTCGGCTTTCGGGTTACTGTTAGTTTGCTCCGCGACAGGCGGTCAGGTTAAGTCTTCTTCTCCGAACGTTTTAAGAATGGTAGCCGTGGGAGATATCATGTCGCATCAGACTCAAATCGATTCGGCGTATGATAAATCCTGCGACTGTTGGGACTTTAGCGGAGTTTTCGAGGAGATCGCTCCCATGATTTCCGAGGCGGACTTGGCGGTGGGAAATCTGGAAACTACCTTACCGGGAGATCCGAAACAATATACTGGCTATCCTCAGTTCGGTGCTCCGGATTCGCTTGCGAAAGCGATTCGAGATGCGGGGTTCGACGTTCTCTCTACGGCCAATAATCATTCCTGCGACAAAGGAAAAGTAGGAGTGGTTCGAACCATTACGGTTTTAGAGGAGTTGGGTTTAAAACATTTAGGAACGTATAGAACAAGGGAGGAATATGAGAAGAATCGAATTCTTAAGATGCAGGTCGGCGATTTTGATTTAGTATTCCTGGACTATACTTACGGAACGAACGGTCTCGAAATTCCTAACGGAACGGTGGTGAATCTAATCGACAAGACCAAAATTTCGGAAGATATCACGTTCGCTAAAAAAAGTAAACCGGACGGAATCATCGTTATGTACCATTTCGGTACCGAATATCTCCGGGAACCGGATTCGTTTCAAAAAGAGATTGTGGATTTTACTTTGGAAGCCGGTGCCGATATCGTACTAGGCGGCCATCCTCATAGTTTGCAGAGATTCGGAAAAAAGACGATTAAGGATCGCTTTGGAATCGAGAAGGAACGATTTTTCATTTATTCTTTAGGAAATTTTATCTCCGGTCAGGATCGCCGATACGTGGACGGAGGAATCGTTTTGAATTTTTCCCTTTCAAAAGAGACGGGAAAACTTTCGATCATCGATATTTTCTACGAACCTATTTGGGTATATATAGATCGGACCGGATCTAAAGGACCTAAGTTCAGGCTAGTTCCCGTTCGAAAATACCTAAAAAACGATCAGCCTCGAAAACTTCCCGAAGCGGCCTTTCAAAGGATGTTACAATTTTATAAAGATACGATAGAAGTATTGGGGACACCCGGCCCAAAATAA
- a CDS encoding aldo/keto reductase → MRFSRKEFLGIGAGLLASRLGKKFENLFSLSAETRKIEGRPAMLLRKIPGSEETIPAIGLGTWQTFDVTPDDRSLAPLNEVLRDFLQEGGTVIDSSPMYGRAEETIGILSQRLSESERRKIFLATKVWTKGEAAGRAQIEASFRKMKSEKIDLFQIHNLLDVSAHLKTLRELKEKGKIRYIGLTHFTPSAFAEMERIAIRDKTEFLQIPYSILTREAENRLLPFAAQNGIAILVNRPFEEGGLFRRTKGKVLPEYFKEWGCDSFAQAFLKYIISHPAVTCVIPATAKLSHLQDNMRAGFGNLPENAERKRFLSNLLEALE, encoded by the coding sequence ATGCGCTTTTCTAGAAAGGAATTCCTCGGAATCGGCGCGGGATTGCTGGCAAGCCGACTCGGCAAAAAATTCGAAAATCTTTTTTCTCTCTCGGCCGAAACGAGAAAGATCGAAGGGAGACCCGCTATGCTCCTACGGAAAATTCCCGGTTCGGAGGAAACAATTCCGGCCATCGGCTTGGGAACCTGGCAAACGTTCGATGTCACGCCCGACGATCGTTCCCTTGCCCCATTAAACGAAGTTCTACGGGATTTTTTGCAGGAGGGTGGAACCGTAATCGATTCTTCGCCCATGTACGGAAGAGCGGAAGAAACGATCGGAATCCTTTCCCAGCGGTTAAGCGAATCCGAACGTCGAAAGATATTTCTTGCAACGAAAGTATGGACAAAGGGTGAGGCTGCGGGGCGGGCTCAGATAGAAGCTTCCTTTCGAAAAATGAAGTCCGAAAAAATCGATCTTTTCCAAATTCATAATCTTTTAGATGTTTCCGCTCATTTAAAAACTCTGAGAGAACTGAAAGAAAAGGGAAAGATTCGCTACATCGGCCTAACCCATTTTACTCCTTCCGCATTTGCCGAAATGGAGCGGATCGCAATCAGGGATAAAACGGAATTTCTTCAAATTCCCTATTCTATCCTAACGCGAGAGGCGGAAAATCGTCTTTTACCGTTTGCCGCTCAAAATGGAATAGCGATCCTCGTCAACCGACCCTTCGAAGAAGGCGGACTCTTTCGCAGAACGAAGGGGAAAGTTCTTCCCGAATATTTTAAAGAATGGGGATGTGATTCATTCGCTCAGGCTTTTTTAAAATATATTATCTCTCATCCTGCGGTCACTTGTGTGATCCCTGCGACGGCTAAACTTTCCCACCTGCAGGATAATATGCGTGCCGGATTCGGAAATTTACCGGAGAACGCCGAAAGAAAGCGTTTCCTTTCCAATTTACTCGAAGCTCTGGAATAG
- a CDS encoding alpha/beta fold hydrolase: MSEKLWKTHALAWKAAGTFFEWKRKKIFYRTGGTGPNLLLLHGFPTSSWDWKDLWESLTSRYHVIALDYLGFGFSDKPKGGHYSVFQYADQAEDLLQDLKIDDVHLLAHDLGDTVAQELLARFREKLAGQRIGGPDLKSAFLLNGGIFPETHRPRTIQKLLNGPFGFLFSNLLNKSSFERNLSEVFGPETKPSKEELDGFWECVSNGGGRSVYHKLIRYIRERKLFRERWVGAILDSPVPFAFGDGLLDPVSGFQVVQRLKQFRPEAKIYEFTKIGHYPQTEAPEDVLKAYYNFRAQL; the protein is encoded by the coding sequence ATGTCGGAAAAATTATGGAAGACTCATGCACTCGCGTGGAAAGCTGCGGGAACTTTCTTCGAATGGAAGCGGAAAAAAATCTTTTATAGAACCGGCGGAACCGGCCCGAATCTTCTTCTTTTGCACGGATTCCCCACATCTTCGTGGGATTGGAAAGATCTATGGGAAAGCCTTACCTCTCGTTATCACGTGATTGCCCTGGACTATCTCGGTTTCGGATTTTCGGACAAACCGAAAGGAGGGCATTATTCGGTATTTCAATATGCCGACCAAGCGGAAGATTTGCTTCAGGATCTGAAAATCGACGATGTTCATCTTCTGGCCCACGATTTGGGGGACACGGTCGCCCAGGAATTATTGGCCCGATTTAGGGAGAAGTTGGCCGGACAAAGAATCGGCGGTCCGGATTTAAAATCCGCCTTCTTACTTAACGGAGGGATATTTCCCGAAACACATCGACCTAGAACGATTCAAAAATTGTTGAATGGGCCGTTCGGATTTCTCTTTTCGAATTTGCTGAACAAATCTTCCTTCGAGCGAAATCTGTCCGAAGTTTTCGGTCCCGAAACGAAACCTAGTAAAGAGGAGTTGGACGGTTTTTGGGAATGCGTGAGTAACGGGGGAGGAAGGTCGGTCTATCATAAACTCATTCGATATATAAGAGAACGAAAACTTTTCAGAGAAAGATGGGTCGGCGCAATACTGGACTCTCCTGTGCCTTTCGCATTCGGCGACGGATTACTAGATCCCGTAAGCGGATTCCAAGTCGTCCAAAGGTTAAAGCAATTCAGACCCGAAGCGAAGATCTATGAATTTACGAAGATAGGGCATTATCCTCAAACCGAGGCTCCTGAGGATGTGTTGAAAGCATATTATAACTTTCGAGCACAACTTTAG
- a CDS encoding PilZ domain-containing protein, whose translation MEKRKHVRVVPFPNQPVQVQLMGNGFIDILIAQDLSQSGIAIRVPHHFDGCDIHSSVELVVSLPGYKPFKATGLIKHLAPAKEADGFFGVQFTQLDPKGKIFLVDFVKKLVSQRRMAG comes from the coding sequence ATGGAAAAAAGAAAACATGTACGTGTCGTGCCTTTCCCCAACCAACCGGTTCAGGTTCAATTGATGGGGAACGGATTCATAGATATTCTCATCGCCCAAGACTTGAGTCAAAGCGGGATCGCCATACGCGTTCCTCATCATTTTGACGGTTGCGATATTCATTCCTCGGTGGAATTGGTCGTTTCGCTCCCAGGATATAAGCCCTTCAAAGCCACAGGGCTCATTAAGCATTTAGCTCCGGCCAAAGAAGCGGACGGGTTTTTTGGGGTTCAATTCACGCAGTTAGACCCCAAGGGGAAAATTTTTTTAGTCGATTTTGTAAAAAAATTAGTCTCTCAGCGCAGAATGGCAGGTTAA
- a CDS encoding GNAT family N-acetyltransferase, with translation MGSGSVQNRLKTERKLEVRIAENQLEIERTLALRYDVFNLELGEGLPQSAATRKDRDEYDLFCDHLIVVDKNRDDMIVGTYRILRRSVAKANLGFYSDNEFDITKIYELEREPAEIGRSCVHPEYRDGSVISLLWAGLAQYMKKNNIGYLFGCGSVHSTDAQTANDVYAFLKEKKALAGSTFDVTPLPGFEMPDFDPSYAPEDIKEVTKRIPALIKGYIRAGSLICGTPALDSVFKTTDFFILFDIKDIEARYSKHYLE, from the coding sequence ATGGGATCAGGATCTGTCCAAAACAGGCTAAAAACAGAACGAAAACTCGAGGTCAGAATTGCCGAGAATCAGCTCGAAATCGAGAGAACATTGGCGCTGCGTTATGATGTTTTCAATCTTGAGTTAGGAGAGGGTTTGCCTCAATCCGCCGCGACTCGTAAAGACCGCGATGAGTATGATCTTTTTTGCGATCATTTAATCGTAGTCGATAAGAATCGTGACGATATGATCGTGGGGACCTACAGAATTCTAAGAAGAAGCGTAGCAAAAGCGAATCTAGGTTTTTATTCGGATAACGAATTCGATATTACTAAGATTTACGAACTTGAGCGCGAACCGGCGGAAATCGGTCGTAGTTGCGTTCACCCGGAATACAGGGACGGTTCGGTAATTTCTCTTCTTTGGGCCGGATTAGCCCAGTACATGAAGAAAAATAATATCGGGTATTTATTCGGATGCGGCTCAGTCCACAGTACCGATGCGCAGACCGCTAACGACGTTTACGCTTTCCTCAAGGAGAAAAAAGCTCTTGCTGGTTCGACGTTCGACGTAACTCCTCTGCCCGGTTTTGAGATGCCGGATTTCGACCCGAGTTATGCGCCGGAAGATATTAAGGAAGTAACGAAAAGAATCCCTGCTTTGATTAAGGGATACATTAGAGCGGGTTCGCTCATTTGCGGAACTCCTGCACTAGACAGCGTATTTAAAACGACGGACTTCTTTATTCTCTTTGATATCAAAGATATCGAAGCTAGATATAGCAAACATTACCTCGAATAA